A single genomic interval of Metasolibacillus fluoroglycofenilyticus harbors:
- a CDS encoding YjzD family protein: MQYIMTFIWSFLLVSMLTYVVSSILGVDPNFGLAAILSVAVSILVFIISAIIPNDPIADADSH, translated from the coding sequence ATGCAATACATCATGACATTTATTTGGTCATTCCTACTAGTATCAATGTTAACTTATGTAGTGAGCTCGATTTTAGGTGTAGACCCTAACTTCGGTTTAGCAGCTATTCTTTCTGTAGCAGTAAGTATTTTAGTATTTATCATTTCTGCAATTATTCCAAACGACCCAATAGCAGACGCTGATAGTCATTAA
- a CDS encoding beta-ketoacyl-ACP synthase III, which translates to MNAGIIGVGKYVPEKVVTNEDLEKILDTSDEWIRTRTGIEARRIAADNEETSDMAYKAAVAAITNAGIQAEEIGLILVATVTPDQAFPTVACQIQEALGAKNAAAMDISAACAGFMYGLITAKQFVESGSYDNVLVVGVEKLSKIIDWQDRNTAVLFGDGASAAIVSKVSEGRGILSFELGADGTGGKYLCLDQNKAIAMNGREVFKFAVRQMGESAMNVVEKAGYRKEDVDYLIPHQANIRIMEAARERLGLPEEKMSKTIHKYGNTSAASIGISLVDDLEEGKIKNDDLIVLVGFGGGLTWGAVTLRWGR; encoded by the coding sequence ATGAATGCAGGTATTATCGGCGTTGGAAAATACGTACCGGAAAAAGTAGTAACGAATGAGGATTTAGAGAAAATTTTAGATACAAGTGATGAGTGGATTCGTACGCGTACAGGTATTGAAGCACGTAGAATTGCGGCTGACAATGAAGAAACATCAGATATGGCATATAAGGCAGCTGTTGCGGCGATAACAAATGCAGGTATTCAGGCTGAGGAAATTGGTTTAATTTTGGTAGCAACAGTGACGCCGGATCAAGCATTTCCAACTGTAGCATGTCAAATACAGGAGGCACTTGGCGCTAAAAATGCAGCAGCTATGGATATATCTGCGGCTTGCGCAGGCTTTATGTATGGTTTAATTACGGCAAAGCAATTTGTTGAAAGTGGTAGCTATGACAATGTGCTCGTTGTCGGTGTTGAAAAGCTTTCAAAAATTATTGATTGGCAAGATCGCAATACGGCTGTATTATTTGGTGATGGCGCAAGTGCGGCTATTGTATCAAAAGTATCTGAAGGACGCGGAATTTTATCGTTTGAGCTAGGAGCAGACGGCACAGGTGGTAAGTACTTATGTCTAGATCAAAACAAGGCGATTGCGATGAATGGGCGCGAAGTATTCAAATTTGCTGTACGTCAAATGGGTGAATCAGCAATGAATGTTGTGGAAAAAGCAGGTTATCGTAAAGAGGACGTAGACTATTTAATTCCGCATCAGGCGAACATTCGCATTATGGAGGCTGCTCGTGAGCGTTTAGGCTTACCAGAAGAAAAGATGTCAAAAACAATTCATAAATATGGTAATACATCAGCAGCATCTATCGGCATTTCATTAGTCGATGATTTAGAAGAAGGCAAAATTAAGAACGATGATTTAATCGTATTAGTTGGATTTGGTGGCGGTCTAACATGGGGCGCTGTCACACTACGTTGGGGAAGATAA
- the trpS gene encoding tryptophan--tRNA ligase codes for MTTIFSGVQPTGTITLGNYIGAIRQFPALQNQGQAIYCIVDQHAITVPQERLELRKSIRSLAAMYIAVGIDPEKSILFIQSEVPAHAQAAWMLQCVASIGELERMTQFKDKSSGKESVSAALLTYPPLMAADILLYNTNIVPVGEDQKQHIELTRDLAERFNKRYNEILTIPDIQLPKEGARIKSLQEPTKKMSKSDPNTKATIRVLDTPKEIEKKIKSAVTDSDGIVKFDVENKPGVSNLLTIESALSGISIADLEKKYEGKGYGDFKAGVAVAVIEHLTPIQERYYALIDSPELDDILDAGAEKANAIASKTLKKMENAMGLGRKRR; via the coding sequence ATGACAACAATTTTTTCAGGTGTTCAGCCTACAGGTACTATTACGCTTGGTAATTATATCGGGGCAATTAGACAATTCCCTGCTTTACAAAACCAAGGCCAGGCAATTTACTGCATCGTTGACCAGCATGCCATTACAGTGCCGCAGGAGCGATTAGAGCTACGCAAAAGTATTCGAAGTCTTGCAGCGATGTATATTGCTGTTGGTATCGACCCAGAAAAATCCATTTTATTTATTCAATCTGAAGTTCCTGCACATGCACAGGCAGCATGGATGCTTCAATGTGTGGCATCTATCGGGGAGCTAGAGCGCATGACACAATTCAAAGATAAATCGAGTGGAAAAGAGTCAGTATCTGCTGCATTATTAACGTATCCGCCATTAATGGCAGCAGATATTTTGCTTTATAATACAAATATTGTGCCGGTTGGTGAAGACCAAAAGCAGCATATCGAATTAACACGTGACTTAGCAGAACGCTTTAATAAGCGTTACAACGAGATTTTAACGATTCCTGATATTCAATTGCCGAAAGAAGGCGCGCGCATTAAATCGTTGCAGGAGCCAACGAAAAAAATGAGCAAGTCCGACCCGAATACGAAAGCGACAATTCGCGTGTTGGATACGCCAAAGGAAATTGAAAAGAAAATCAAATCCGCCGTAACAGACTCTGATGGTATTGTGAAATTCGATGTCGAAAATAAACCAGGTGTGTCCAATTTACTAACAATTGAATCTGCTTTATCTGGCATTTCAATTGCTGATCTAGAGAAAAAATATGAAGGCAAAGGCTACGGTGATTTTAAAGCAGGTGTAGCTGTTGCTGTAATTGAGCATTTAACACCAATTCAAGAACGTTACTACGCATTGATTGATTCTCCTGAATTAGACGATATTTTAGATGCTGGAGCAGAAAAAGCGAATGCCATCGCCTCTAAAACACTTAAGAAAATGGAGAACGCCATGGGTTTAGGTCGAAAACGACGATAA
- the spxA gene encoding transcriptional regulator SpxA, whose amino-acid sequence MRVTLFTSPSCTSCRKAKAWLEEHDIPYTERNIFSEPLTISEIKEILRMTEDGTDEIISTRSKIFQKLNVDVENLPLQRLYELIQEYPGLLRRPIILDEKRLQVGYNEDEIRRFLPRGVRAFQLQEAQRMVD is encoded by the coding sequence ATGAGAGTTACTTTGTTTACATCGCCAAGCTGTACATCTTGCCGTAAAGCAAAGGCTTGGCTTGAAGAACATGATATCCCTTATACAGAGCGTAATATTTTTTCCGAGCCTTTAACAATTAGTGAAATTAAAGAAATTTTACGCATGACGGAAGATGGAACAGATGAGATTATTTCAACTCGCTCGAAGATTTTCCAAAAGTTAAATGTAGATGTAGAAAATTTACCGTTACAAAGATTGTACGAGCTTATTCAAGAATATCCGGGGCTACTACGTCGTCCAATTATTTTAGATGAGAAGCGTTTACAGGTCGGTTATAATGAAGATGAGATTCGACGTTTTTTACCACGTGGTGTTCGTGCATTCCAATTGCAAGAAGCACAAAGAATGGTCGATTAA
- the mecA gene encoding adaptor protein MecA translates to MDIERINDNTLKLFITYRDIEDRGYSREEIWYNRSKGEELFWDVMAEVNTDDYFDLEGPIWIHVNASEQGLEVIVTRANMSNDGESLTNGFDENQDIAAQLREMEETLLETMESEDNEEGTSILNARYKFKDIDELIPVAKRLITYGTASSLYKLDNEYYLSVDFSEMADAYERRNAIAILKEHLQPTKLTIHRIEEYGQPIMPEDCFETVIQYFA, encoded by the coding sequence ATGGACATCGAACGCATCAATGACAATACATTAAAGCTGTTCATTACGTATAGAGATATTGAGGATCGTGGTTATAGCAGAGAAGAGATTTGGTATAATCGTTCCAAGGGTGAAGAGCTATTTTGGGATGTCATGGCTGAAGTCAATACAGACGATTATTTTGATTTAGAAGGACCGATTTGGATTCATGTTAACGCATCAGAGCAGGGGCTTGAAGTAATTGTTACACGTGCGAACATGAGCAATGATGGGGAGAGCTTAACAAATGGCTTTGATGAAAATCAAGATATCGCAGCACAGTTACGCGAAATGGAAGAAACACTTTTAGAAACGATGGAAAGTGAAGACAATGAAGAAGGCACAAGCATTTTAAATGCTCGCTATAAATTTAAAGATATTGATGAATTAATCCCTGTTGCCAAGCGCCTAATCACATATGGAACGGCATCATCACTATATAAATTGGACAATGAATACTATTTATCGGTCGATTTTTCGGAGATGGCAGATGCTTATGAGCGTCGAAATGCAATCGCTATTTTAAAGGAGCATCTACAGCCAACGAAATTAACAATTCACCGCATTGAAGAATATGGTCAACCAATTATGCCAGAGGATTGTTTCGAAACAGTTATTCAATATTTCGCATAA
- the fabF gene encoding beta-ketoacyl-ACP synthase II gives MTKRRVVVTGIGAVTPLGATAEATWDAIKAGKSGIGPLTRVDAEKFTAKVAAEVKEFDIEQFVERKEARKMDRFTQYAVAASMMATKDANLNITEDMAPRVGVWIGSGIGGMETYEQQFLTFQERGARRVSPFFIPMLIPDMASGQVSIYLGAKGPNSCSVTACASGTNSIGDAFKVIERGDADVMISGGAEAPIVNLAIAGFTANTALTTNADPKTASRPFDKERDGFVIGEGAGIVILEELEHALARGAKIYGEVVGYGTTGDAHHITAPAPEGEGAARAMQQAINDAGVEPNVVGYINAHGTSTPYNDLFETQAVKTVFGEHAYKLAMSSTKSMTGHLLGAAGGVEAIFTVLALHEGILPPTINLHTPDPACDLDYVPNEAREASVEYALSNSLGFGGHNACLLFKKYN, from the coding sequence ATGACAAAACGTAGAGTAGTAGTAACAGGAATTGGAGCAGTAACACCGCTTGGAGCGACTGCCGAAGCAACATGGGATGCCATTAAAGCAGGTAAGTCGGGTATTGGTCCATTAACACGTGTAGATGCAGAGAAATTTACAGCGAAAGTAGCAGCAGAAGTGAAAGAATTTGATATTGAACAATTTGTAGAGCGTAAAGAAGCTCGTAAAATGGATCGCTTTACACAATATGCAGTTGCAGCATCTATGATGGCGACAAAGGATGCAAACCTAAATATTACTGAGGATATGGCACCGCGTGTAGGTGTTTGGATTGGCTCTGGTATTGGTGGTATGGAAACATACGAGCAACAATTTTTAACGTTCCAAGAGCGTGGAGCACGCCGCGTAAGCCCATTCTTTATTCCGATGCTTATTCCAGATATGGCTTCAGGTCAAGTATCGATTTATTTAGGGGCTAAAGGTCCAAACTCATGCTCTGTAACAGCTTGTGCCTCTGGTACGAACTCTATCGGTGACGCATTCAAAGTAATTGAGCGTGGGGATGCAGATGTAATGATTTCTGGAGGAGCAGAGGCGCCGATTGTTAATTTAGCAATTGCTGGTTTCACAGCAAATACAGCATTGACGACAAATGCTGACCCAAAGACGGCAAGCCGCCCATTTGATAAGGAGCGTGATGGCTTCGTTATCGGTGAAGGTGCAGGTATCGTGATTTTAGAAGAGTTAGAGCACGCTTTAGCGCGTGGTGCAAAGATTTATGGTGAAGTAGTCGGTTATGGCACAACAGGTGATGCACATCATATTACAGCGCCAGCGCCAGAGGGTGAAGGGGCTGCGCGTGCAATGCAGCAAGCAATAAATGACGCAGGTGTTGAGCCGAATGTAGTTGGTTATATTAATGCACACGGTACAAGTACACCATACAATGATTTGTTTGAAACACAGGCAGTAAAAACGGTATTCGGCGAGCATGCCTATAAACTAGCAATGAGCTCAACGAAATCGATGACAGGTCATTTATTAGGTGCTGCTGGTGGAGTGGAAGCCATTTTTACGGTGCTAGCATTACATGAAGGAATTTTACCACCGACAATTAATTTACACACACCAGACCCAGCGTGTGACTTAGATTATGTACCGAACGAAGCGAGGGAAGCTTCTGTTGAGTACGCATTAAGTAATTCACTTGGCTTCGGTGGCCATAATGCATGTTTATTATTCAAAAAGTATAATTAA